One genomic segment of Primulina tabacum isolate GXHZ01 chromosome 9, ASM2559414v2, whole genome shotgun sequence includes these proteins:
- the LOC142554934 gene encoding LOW QUALITY PROTEIN: DEAD-box ATP-dependent RNA helicase 41-like (The sequence of the model RefSeq protein was modified relative to this genomic sequence to represent the inferred CDS: deleted 2 bases in 2 codons): protein MGDPCESSLAANADDDQASGNEVKERCWEQREALPGEYRCVICGRYGEYICDETDDDICSLECKKRLLQLLEKSRSLPAQPPLVKLPATDECYYVQDGNNKPRPQCLTNYQTDLLREKLEIFVRGDSIPEPILSFSSCDLPQKLMQNLEAEGYEMPTPVQMQAIPTALIGQSILVSAETGSGKTGSFLVPIVSHCVKVKNNPQKPLALILTPTRELCIQVEEQAKLLGKGLPFKTALVVGGEAMAGQVYRIKQGVSMIVGTPGRLIDLLTKHDFELDSISILVLDEVDCMVEQGFYEQVMQIFRALSQPQLLMYSATISKQVAKVANSLARDIAYISVGKPNEPNEAVKQILIWVESKKKKLKLFDILTSNNHFKPPVVVFVGSRLGADFLSEAITIATGIKALSIHGEKPMKERRDILRSFLVGEVDVVVATGVLGRGVDLLPVRQVIVFDIPNSIKEYVHQIGRASRMGKSGTAIVFVNDENKKLFPELVEILKLSGAAIPRELSNSQYLLSSFSTGKLQKKRKHGF from the exons ATGGGTGATCCGTGTGAAAGTTCTCTAGCTGCCAATGCCGATGACGATCAAGCTTCAG GGAATGAGGTGAAAGAGAGATGTTGGGAGCAAAGAGAAGCTTTACCAGGGGAGTATCGGTGTGTT ATATGTGGACGATATGGTGAATACATATGTGATGAAACTGATGATGATATTTGCAGTCTTGAGTGTAAGAAGAGACTACTCCAACTGCTGGAAAAATCACGGTCTTTACCCGCACAACCACCTTTGGTGAAACTACCAGCAACCGATGAGTGCTACTATGTTCAGGATGGGAATAACAAGCCGAGACCTCAATGTCTCACCAATTACCAGACTGATCTGCTCAGGGAAAAACTTGAGATCTTTGTACGTGGAGATTCGATTCCGGAACCTATTTTGTCTTTTAGTTCTTGTGATCTTCCTCAGAAGCTCATGCAAAACTTAGAAGCTGAAGGATATGAGATGCCAACGCCTGTACAAATGCAAGCCATCCCAACTGCATTAATCGGTCAGAGCATCCTTGTCTCTGCTGAGACTGGCTCAGGAAAAACTGGTTCTTTTCTGGTTCCTATAGTTTCTCATTGTGTAAAAGTTAAAAACAACCCACAAAAACCACTGGCGTTGATTCTCACTCCAACTAGAGAACTCTGTATTCAAGTTGAGGAACAAGCTAAGTTGCTTGGCAAGGGTTTGCCCTTTAAGACAGCATTAGTTGTTGGTGGTGAGGCAATGGCAGGACAAGTCTATCGTATCAAGCAAGGGGTGTCGATGATTGTGGGAACCCCTGGAAGATTGATTGATCTGTTAACCAAG CATGATTTCGAGTTAGATAGCATATCAATTCTTGTTCTTGACGAGGTGGATTGTATGGTAGAACAGGGATTTTACGAGCAAGTAATGCAAATTTTTCGGGCGTTATCACAGCCCCAACTGTTAATGTACTCCGCTACCATTTCAAAACAAGTGGCGAAGGTGGCAAACTCATTGGCGAGGGATATTGCTTATATCTCAGTCGGAAAGCCGAACGAGCCTAATGAGGCTGTGAAACAGATTTTGATTTGGGTTGAGTCCAAGAAAAAGAAGCTGAAGCTTTTTGACATTTTGACAAGCAATAATCATTTTAAGCCCCCCGTTGTGGTGTTTGTGGGTTCAAGACTGGGGGCAGATTTCCTTTCTGAAGCAATTACAATAGCAACTGGAATCAAAGCTCTATCAATCCACGGAGAAAAACCGATGAAGGAGAGGAGAGATATATTGAGGTCGTTTTTGGTTGGTGAGGTCGATGTGGTAGTGGCCACGGGGGTTTTGGGCCGAGGAGTTGATCTTCTTCCAGTGAGGCAGGTGATTGTATTTGACATTCCAAATTCGATCAAGGAGTATGTTCACCAGATTGGAAGAGCGTCTCGAATGGGGAAATCTGGTACAGCAATTGTCTTTGTGAATGATGAAAATAAGAAACTATTTCCTGAGTTggttgaaattttgaaattatctGGTGCTGCTATTCCTCGTGAACTTAGTAATTCGCAGTATCTGTTGAGTTCCTTCTCTACTGGCAAGCTTCAGAAAAAAAGAAAGCATGGCTTCTGA